In Silene latifolia isolate original U9 population chromosome 6, ASM4854445v1, whole genome shotgun sequence, the genomic window ATGTCATGCTGCGACTAACTCCGCTGATTTGTTTCTTAACATGCAGTTCAGAAGATGGTACTAGAAACGATAACACGTGTTCTCTCGGTATGTTTCCTTGTCTCAATTCTTGCTGCTAAGGGACTCTCAAGGATTCATGGGTCAAAATATGCTGGCAAAACTGTCGAGGTAAAAATATTGAGATCAGAGATTCAATAGAAAACATTGGAGTTGTTGTTGGTTGACATTTTATTCACTCAACAGAACGAGTATGGAGATACATACGATTGTATAGATTTCTACAAGCAACCTGCCTTCGATCATCCTCTCTTGAAAAATCACTCTTTCCATCCTCAGGTAATTAAATGGGGCATAAAATCATGAGTTCATGTCGTGTTTACGGATAAGATCAATATTTGCCGTCTGGATGTATATATAATTTGGTGCTCTTTGTGCAGATGAGGCCTACATTTCAGCCTCAAACGATTAGAAACAACGATGTGTCTTGGGAGATGAATGCTACCGCAACTGATATACCTCTATTAAAGGATGGAGGCTGTCCTCAAGGGACAGTTCCCGTTAGAAGAATGAACACGAGCGGTGGTATTTCTAAAGCGAAGATTTCAAATACGACAAATGAAGTCATATCTGCCTCTGGAACTATGGTAAGTCTTCCTTGAACCAAGTCGATTCTTGATTACAGAAGGTTTACGTAAATTGTTTGTCATGTAGTTTGCGATCAGTCAAACAAATACAAATATGTGGAAGTTTTACAACGGAGTTGGTGCAATTATGAGTGTTTACAACCCGCGTGCTTTGGCATCCCAATACAGTTCAGCGGAAATTATACTCAAGGGTGGTACAGATTCCATTATTGCAGGATGGACAGTTAGTCATCTCAACTCAACTTGTATATGGaagtttttctttctttctttctttctgtaATGCTGTAATTAGCACGTCGTTTCTTTGCTGTGCTCATTTTGCAGGTTAATCCTCAGAAGTACCGGGATACCAAGACAAGGTTCTTCGCATATGCAGCAGTAGGTCTCCGGAACCTACTGTTTCAATTCTGAATGCGGCTCTAACTGATAGTCTGATACTCCGTATTTGTTTTGTTTCTACTTTCTACAGGCAGGAGATATGCACTGTTTCAATTCTGAATGCGGATTTGTTCAAGTCAGAACTGACCTCCCTCTCGACTTTGTACTGAAACCAGTTTCAAAAAGACGAGGCAAAATTTATGTAAACAAGTTCTTTATCTATCGGGTACATATACAAAAACTTTTCAAATCGTCATAGAGTCCTAGTCTTTTTTCATCGGTAAGTTTCTGATAAAAGAATGTCGATATGTTAGGATCCGACAAGGGGAGTATGGTGGCTCCAAGTAGGAATGAAGATGCCACCAATTACACTCGGGTTTTGGCCACAGCATATCTTTAAGGGATTACAAGAGCCAGCAACCTATGCAGCATGTGGAGGGGAGGTATCTACTCCGGCAAGTTTACCGCCACCGGAAATGGGAACAGGTTATATGCCGCAGCTTGGGGTTGATGATGCTTCATTTTGTAGAGAGTTTGTTGTGGTGGATGATAAAAGTACAATTGTAACTGCTGACAACACTGAAGCTTATGCAAATAATGATGCATATGTTGTTTTTGATCAGTATCATAGGCCTAGTCATTATGTCCTTTTTGGGGGTCCAACTCCTGGTAGTCAAGATAAATAAAGTGAGATTAAGCGTAAAAATGGGCGGTAATCTAATTGAGACGATTCTTGTTTGGGGATGGTctagaaaacaaagaaaaatgaaTTAAGGATTGTAAGTTTAATCCCTCCCCTTTAGTAGTGTGTTGGCCGCATACGGTTAgaatgaatttttaatttttactTGCTAAGATTTTGTCTAATATTCTATTACTATAATCTTAGGCACACCTAGATAAATCCTAGGCCTATAAATACTCTTCATATATTGACCTATCTAAATCCTATGCCTATAAATACTCATATATCACTTATCGACGACACTTTTGTCATTTAAACACTCACAAAATAACCTAATTTACAATAGAGAAGAGAAGAAGCGCGATTAAGGAGCATTATTATTAATCTTTACACATCGAATCTTTGTAAGTAAGTCTAGatatatatacatttaattacttattttacaactagtgtagatcccgcgcaaatgcgcggtaaatataggccttttaatttttactgtattagttatagattttagatttatctcacaaatttttataaaaaataactaatattaaaattaatcaaaagaattgaataattccacaAATTGTGTTTTTTTgcgaaaatattttaactacctcaaattattttaataatttttttttctccacGAAGTTAATAATAAGATATACAATTTATacgtatagattattttaaatggaaaattagtttaataaatgaaaatctaatttgtttccatatataagcttgagcactttggagggaaaattttagAGAAGTTTTCTCTTAGTATATGAGAGgatttatactatttaaatttgcacctcattaatatttatcagttcactccaCTGTATTtttatatgaaacaaaaaaattgaaaatggaaaattaataaaaaaacttATTTAAGTTGTGATTTTTTTAGTGCATTTGTTTTTTGTCACGAAATtaatagtaagcatgtgtcaaattatattttaaatggaaaattagtttaataaataaaaatctaatttgtttctaTATTTAAGCTTGATCACTTTGGAGAGTAAAGTTTTCTCTTAGTATATGAGAGGATTTATACTTTTTAAATTtccacctcattaatatttatcagttcactccaATATATTTTgatataaaacaaaaaaaattgaaaattgaaaattaataaaataatttatttaagttCTGATTTTTTTAATGCATTTGTTTTTTTGTCATTAAGCTAATAGTAAGAATGTGTCAAGTTATATATTCtttacagtaataattattgcattacaaATAACTTTTTTTGGgcctctccccccccccccccacttaTTATTTACAACATCCAACGACGGATGAAGTGTGGGTAAGAGACATTtttgaaaaggaaaaacatgtttttgtgtgatttttcattttttttttctttttgaataaaatgcaatgcatgcctTAACTAAATGCAAGAATTGAAGTACGATGCAATCTAGCCTATATGAATGCAATCCTACAAGTGACGtattttacaaaatttaaatCTAATGCAACTAGATGACATGCGAATTCTACATATTTTACAACTAACTAAATGAATACGAAAATGAAACATGAATGGGAGATTTGGATTAAAGGGATCATATTTACATTTGGGTTGGAATGGGAGTGAGGATAGCCATCATTACTAGGCATcctctgtaataccccgtatttatgagtcttcgggtactctatcgagtaggccttactctgtcgagtaagggtaagttgcgttttagaaaagtttctgacctgttgggtactcgatcgagtaactaggatactcgatcgagtaagggggtactcgatcgagtatccggttttacggggcgttttctcgggttttgttaattatgcgattaagatatataaccttccgccattgtttctaaatcacttttgcaaaaacctaatttactgtttaagagagaaagcaagcaagttcaccatcttaatcgcattgttagcaattcctggagtttgggaggtcggttctcatcgttggttataccgttgagttccttgcgtcgagggtaagatctatgtaccctttttattgtctttcttttaatttggttaaaccctaatatagggatttggaggtttttgagtagtatgtgatttggtagcatttatatgtcgtatgataggaggagggttcatagaggaagctttttgatacggtAGAGAGACCGTCGAcggtgtgctttccgggtaggatttctactcggtattagtcccataatgggatgattgttgatgtgttgagattgattatttgatatagtaattgtattgtgattgtgattgtgatcgttgtctatggttcgcgaggcgtggcctcgagCGAgtggtcacttgcgggagtggcttcacgccctagtttcgccttctctggaacccgccacagaagggatgttcacattaatggacagggttatcgctcactatgtggagcggggatttggtggtacGGGTGCTTTGTCCCCACTAACATGGGTCcagtccagtggacgatcggtgattgagatgattggaattggcgtgattgtgtgtgtgcgGCAGTTAAGCATCATTTATCttaatattaatatatatattgaGTGTGTGATTAGtcacgacccggtgttgttttgtaaaactgcggtgatccattcggggatggtgagcagatattgagcagtattgagatgagtctgggATAATCGGGATTGTCACGACATGAGgataggagtcttccatttgtagcttattagtttatttacatttcgattagaagtcggtttgagaacatgtattacacttttggttgttttgagaattgtaactcttcgctaagtatttatatttaaacgttgtttcttcattgtttatttgattatcattgcctcgggtaaccgagatggtaatgtcttcatacctgagtggtcctggtaaggcacttggagtatgggggtgttacaaatggtatcagagcgacgatcctgaaacctgtaaccaatgaacctaatgaacatagggagtcaattaaaatgaacccggggtaaaagttgtaggagctaatgcaaaggcttgggagacgtcctaaag contains:
- the LOC141658996 gene encoding protein neprosin-like, which codes for MWKFYNGVGAIMSVYNPRALASQYSSAEIILKGGTDSIIAGWTVNPQKYRDTKTRFFAYAAAGDMHCFNSECGFVQVRTDLPLDFVLKPVSKRRGKIYVNKFFIYRDPTRGVWWLQVGMKMPPITLGFWPQHIFKGLQEPATYAACGGEVSTPASLPPPEMGTGYMPQLGVDDASFCREFVVVDDKSTIVTADNTEAYANNDAYVVFDQYHRPSHYVLFGGPTPGSQDK